One stretch of Armigeres subalbatus isolate Guangzhou_Male chromosome 2, GZ_Asu_2, whole genome shotgun sequence DNA includes these proteins:
- the LOC134213795 gene encoding ras-related protein Rab-5B, translated as MASSPRAGGGAQRPNGATQNKICQFKLVLLGESAVGKSSLVLRFVKGQFHEYQESTIGAAFLTQTVCIDDTTVKFEIWDTAGQERYHSLAPMYYRGAQAAIVVYDIQNQDSFARAKTWVKELQRQASPNIVIALAGNKADLANKRMVDYEEAKQYADENGLLFMETSAKTAVNVNDIFLAIGKKLPKNEGTGPQQNIRPTQNEQSRQNSSCCSK; from the exons ATGGCAAGTAGTCCACGAGCCGGTGGCGGTGCACAGCGACCGAATGGCGCCACACAGAACAAAATCTGCCAGTTCAAGCTGGTCCTGCTGGGCGAGTCGGCCGTTGGAAAGTCCTCGTTAGTATTACGTTTCGTCAAAGGACAGTTTCATGAGTACCAGGAGAGTACGATCGGTGCTGCCTTCCTCACGCAAACAGTTTGTATCGACGACACGACGGTGAAATTCGAGATCTGGGACACTGCTGGACAGGAACG ATACCACAGTCTCGCCCCAATGTACTACCGAGGTGCTCAGGCAGCAATTGTTGTCTACGATATTCAGAATCAAGATAGTTTTGCACGTGCTAAAACGTGGGTTAAAGAGCTTCAGCGACAG GCATCGCCGAATATTGTGATTGCGCTGGCCGGTAACAAAGCCGATCTCGCCAACAAACGCATGGTTGACTACGAGGAGGCTAAGCAATACGCGGACGAGAACGGACTTCTGTTCATGGAGACGTCGGCCAAAACCGCCGTGAATGTTAACGACATTTTCCTTGCAATAG GTAAAAAATTGCCTAAAAACGAGGGTACTGGACCGCAGCAAAATATAAGACCTACCCAGAATGAACAGAGTCGGCAAAATAGCAGCTGCTGCAGCAAGTGA